The proteins below are encoded in one region of Pacificitalea manganoxidans:
- a CDS encoding DUF7507 domain-containing protein — MTDLKMARWVRHSFSWLLAAMIVAWLGMAGSAVAQQLVFQPVGPPTVVGSGVGKRAIWRNAGTVGGQTVDIVGVLTNTTLDHQFGTGNNQIQITSVSQDPHFADFLIYEAGTYDINSNTGGVPVVADVFVQINDIDGPSNEQVYAQLCAGLVEYIRIDRSATTRRSFFTGTSAVGSEIFILSGDQNYANQPESGLEIFYPQTSVFRFGRTANSRFLVRLGNPTYEEADTLDMSCADFRATNLTDDVKEQELGQPVTLNILFNDSVATENNNPPANDSEAPSRYALQAIDLVPPAGAINTVTDSSGHIVAFDMPGEGTWTYDDLTGELTFTPLIAFFGVPTPIDYRYQRPENTAGQVYSASANVSIDVGAVGLLKLATLADTNLNGYADPGETIAYVFTAENFGNVTLTNVALAETQFSGQGVPPVITFQSATALSPQGTLEPGERAIYTATYTLVPADLDTTITNQAEVTATTPAGTPVSDLSDSENASDGDGVAQNGPGPGRDDPTSIYAGSGPDRGDAPITYGDPEHADTSGYRIGAVPGDGDSSAQHSADATGDDADAGGDDEAEEVFPQLYGGLTRSVAIPVGEVSPGAGRLQVFVDFGADGTFLTPGDQVGTDLSDGGPGDLDGAVDGVITFEIAVPPTAPLVPTFARLRFSTVAGLDAVTAAADGEVEDYAIVLKTPPDADRGDAPASYGDPQHVVEGATTLYLGTVPPDVDVLAQSSVTADGDDLDGGDDEDGVTLPTLYAGGLAEITVQVVEPAPGTAALQAFIDFDGDGDFAQAGDRVATNLRDGEAGDKDGTANGAITFEVAVPAGATTLPTYARFRWSTDTIDAETAFDGEVEDYTLTISSDPPPFLCDGSLYRFDGNNAILRRLQVETSGSTYTVNTVDVGNAGNDLAGGWGYNALDGYMYGVRPNSRRLYRVDGSGSFTNLGNISGAADARDAGDILPNGTMLYVVNNSTWQIVDLSNPAAAASLGTLNLSSSISAEDIAYNPVDGEIYGIDQASDRIFRVSPNGGLPGTVTPTLIGPAIYAGTFGSVWFDQDGRMYGYSNTTDNLYLIDTATGFAQLIATVAADDLGNSEAASCRGPAPVEFGAVAGNVYEDNNASDTRDGGEPNLGGGIGITIFHDNNTPANFADDIEVGATDTAVDGTYGFDSLLVNSGYRILLDEADPDLGVGRTIGTSNPLLGVSVAAATTTENQDFGFDAAGADLSLTKYAALSGTVTPRSSAAPGDLIDWIITIENSGSGSPSGVKVIDRIPDGYDYISDSAPATGDTYDPDTGLWFVDEILAGSSETLVVTVRMRDTGTTTNTAEIVYSSLPDPDSDVTTGHLIDDGDDGIADDDEASYALARITGGRRLAGQIFIDNGAGGAVAHDGLRGGTETGAQGSRLRLLDGSGAFLADPVVAGDGTWSYTLPASYSGDITVELRDQASRIPISERTDGLPGLTDTDPHDGRFSFTPDSGADYLDLNLGVLPVPQLSRSQAAAIAAGQVVTLPHRYVASSSSEVTFSVTTLSETPANGYSVALYRDPDCDGAPDTPLTAAVPVSVGEVICLVARVAAGGGVGPSGSFAFRLEADTSFTDTSATHQLVNVDRLGAATASGLILRKTVRNLTQNTAEDTANSGSPGDVLAYRIHVVNATTEPVDDIEIFDRTPPYTELDSAPTSPTALSGGVSCAVVEPATPAAGYSGHLRWTCSGALDPGAEGSVIFEVRIGD; from the coding sequence ATGACCGATCTGAAAATGGCGCGCTGGGTCCGCCATTCGTTTTCGTGGTTGTTGGCCGCGATGATCGTGGCATGGCTCGGCATGGCCGGATCGGCTGTGGCGCAGCAATTGGTATTCCAGCCGGTCGGTCCGCCAACCGTCGTCGGCTCCGGCGTGGGCAAGCGCGCAATCTGGCGCAATGCGGGCACCGTGGGGGGGCAGACCGTCGATATCGTCGGGGTGCTCACCAACACGACGCTCGACCACCAATTCGGCACCGGCAACAACCAGATCCAGATCACATCCGTGTCTCAGGATCCGCATTTTGCAGATTTCCTGATCTACGAGGCGGGCACCTACGACATTAACAGCAACACCGGCGGTGTGCCGGTGGTGGCGGATGTCTTTGTTCAGATCAACGATATCGACGGGCCGTCCAACGAACAGGTCTATGCTCAGCTATGCGCGGGGCTTGTCGAATACATTCGCATCGACCGCAGCGCCACGACCCGCCGATCTTTCTTTACCGGCACCAGCGCCGTGGGGAGCGAGATTTTTATCCTGTCGGGGGACCAGAATTATGCCAACCAGCCGGAATCGGGGTTGGAGATCTTCTATCCTCAGACCTCGGTTTTCCGGTTCGGGCGCACGGCCAATTCCCGGTTTCTCGTGCGTTTGGGCAACCCCACCTACGAGGAGGCCGACACGCTCGACATGTCCTGCGCGGACTTCCGTGCGACCAACCTGACCGACGATGTGAAGGAGCAGGAGCTCGGCCAGCCGGTCACGCTCAACATCCTGTTCAACGATTCGGTCGCGACCGAGAATAACAACCCCCCTGCCAATGACAGCGAAGCGCCAAGCCGCTATGCGCTCCAAGCCATCGATCTGGTGCCCCCCGCGGGGGCGATCAATACGGTGACCGACAGTTCGGGCCATATCGTTGCGTTTGATATGCCGGGGGAGGGGACGTGGACCTATGACGACCTGACGGGCGAGTTGACATTCACACCGCTGATCGCGTTTTTCGGCGTGCCGACGCCGATTGATTATCGCTACCAACGGCCTGAAAATACAGCCGGGCAGGTCTATTCCGCCTCCGCCAATGTCAGCATTGATGTAGGGGCGGTCGGCCTGCTGAAACTGGCGACCCTCGCCGATACCAATCTCAACGGCTATGCCGATCCCGGCGAAACCATCGCCTACGTCTTTACCGCCGAGAATTTCGGCAACGTGACCCTGACGAATGTGGCGCTGGCGGAAACGCAGTTCAGCGGGCAGGGAGTGCCGCCGGTCATCACCTTCCAATCCGCGACGGCGCTGTCCCCCCAAGGCACGTTGGAGCCGGGGGAACGGGCTATTTATACGGCGACCTACACGCTTGTCCCTGCCGATCTGGACACGACCATTACCAACCAAGCGGAGGTCACGGCCACCACCCCCGCAGGCACGCCCGTTTCCGATTTGTCGGACAGTGAAAATGCCTCTGACGGCGATGGAGTTGCGCAGAACGGGCCGGGACCCGGGCGCGACGACCCGACCAGCATCTATGCGGGCTCCGGCCCCGACCGGGGCGACGCGCCGATCACCTATGGCGATCCGGAGCATGCCGATACCTCGGGCTATCGCATTGGCGCGGTGCCGGGGGATGGCGACAGCAGCGCCCAGCACAGCGCGGATGCCACCGGTGACGATGCCGATGCGGGCGGCGACGACGAAGCCGAAGAGGTGTTTCCCCAGCTATACGGGGGGCTCACCCGCAGCGTCGCCATCCCGGTGGGGGAGGTCAGCCCCGGCGCGGGGCGGTTGCAGGTGTTTGTCGATTTCGGTGCCGACGGCACGTTCCTCACGCCCGGCGATCAGGTCGGCACGGATCTCAGCGATGGCGGTCCCGGCGATCTGGACGGAGCAGTGGACGGGGTCATCACCTTCGAGATCGCGGTGCCGCCGACCGCGCCGCTGGTGCCCACCTTTGCAAGGCTTCGGTTTTCCACGGTGGCCGGGCTCGATGCCGTGACAGCCGCAGCGGATGGCGAGGTCGAAGATTACGCAATCGTGCTCAAGACCCCGCCCGATGCGGATCGCGGCGATGCTCCGGCGAGCTACGGTGATCCGCAGCACGTCGTGGAAGGTGCAACAACGTTGTATCTGGGCACCGTGCCGCCGGATGTTGATGTGCTCGCGCAATCCTCGGTCACCGCCGATGGCGATGATCTGGACGGCGGCGACGACGAGGACGGTGTGACGCTGCCCACGCTTTACGCGGGGGGGCTGGCCGAAATCACCGTGCAGGTTGTCGAACCCGCGCCCGGCACCGCTGCTCTGCAGGCGTTCATCGATTTCGACGGCGACGGAGATTTCGCGCAGGCGGGGGATCGCGTCGCAACCAATCTCCGCGATGGCGAGGCGGGCGATAAGGATGGCACAGCAAACGGCGCAATCACCTTCGAGGTGGCCGTGCCCGCGGGCGCGACGACCCTGCCGACCTATGCGCGTTTCCGCTGGTCCACCGATACGATCGACGCCGAAACCGCCTTCGACGGGGAGGTGGAAGATTACACGCTGACGATTTCCAGCGATCCTCCGCCCTTCCTGTGTGATGGGTCGCTCTACCGCTTCGATGGCAACAACGCGATCTTGCGCCGCCTGCAGGTGGAGACCAGTGGATCCACCTACACCGTCAACACTGTCGATGTTGGCAACGCCGGTAACGACCTTGCCGGGGGGTGGGGATACAATGCCTTGGATGGGTATATGTATGGGGTGCGTCCCAACAGCCGCCGTCTGTATCGGGTCGACGGCAGTGGCAGCTTCACGAACCTTGGCAATATCTCCGGCGCGGCGGATGCGCGCGACGCGGGCGACATCCTGCCCAATGGGACCATGCTATATGTGGTGAACAACTCCACGTGGCAGATCGTCGATCTGAGCAATCCCGCCGCAGCAGCCAGTCTGGGCACGCTCAACCTCAGCAGTTCTATTTCGGCGGAGGACATCGCCTATAATCCGGTCGACGGTGAAATTTACGGGATCGATCAGGCCTCGGACCGGATTTTTCGGGTCTCGCCCAATGGCGGTCTGCCGGGCACCGTGACGCCGACGCTGATCGGCCCGGCGATCTATGCAGGCACGTTCGGCTCCGTCTGGTTTGATCAGGACGGCCGGATGTATGGTTATTCCAACACCACCGACAATCTGTATCTGATCGATACCGCGACCGGCTTTGCCCAACTGATCGCGACCGTGGCTGCCGACGATCTGGGGAATAGCGAAGCCGCTTCCTGCCGCGGGCCAGCACCGGTGGAGTTTGGCGCTGTCGCCGGGAATGTCTACGAAGACAACAACGCCTCCGACACGCGTGACGGGGGGGAGCCGAACCTTGGCGGGGGGATCGGGATCACGATTTTCCACGACAACAACACGCCCGCCAATTTCGCCGATGATATCGAGGTGGGCGCGACTGATACGGCCGTGGATGGCACCTATGGCTTCGACAGTCTTCTGGTGAATTCTGGCTATCGGATCCTGCTGGACGAGGCTGACCCGGACCTGGGTGTCGGGCGCACGATCGGCACCTCCAACCCGCTGCTGGGGGTGAGCGTCGCCGCCGCGACCACGACCGAAAATCAAGATTTCGGCTTCGACGCGGCGGGGGCGGACCTGTCGCTCACGAAATACGCCGCGCTGAGCGGCACCGTGACCCCGCGCAGTTCCGCCGCGCCGGGCGACTTGATCGACTGGATCATCACCATTGAAAACAGCGGGTCGGGCTCGCCTTCGGGGGTGAAAGTCATCGACCGCATTCCAGATGGGTATGATTACATCTCGGATAGCGCGCCGGCGACGGGCGACACCTATGACCCCGATACCGGGTTGTGGTTTGTCGATGAAATCCTCGCTGGCAGTTCCGAGACGCTGGTGGTGACCGTGCGCATGCGCGACACCGGCACCACCACCAACACCGCCGAGATCGTGTATAGCTCGCTTCCTGACCCGGACAGCGATGTGACGACCGGGCATCTGATCGACGATGGCGACGACGGGATCGCGGATGACGACGAGGCCAGTTATGCGCTGGCCCGGATCACCGGCGGGCGGCGGCTTGCAGGGCAGATTTTCATCGACAATGGCGCAGGCGGCGCGGTGGCGCATGACGGGCTGCGCGGTGGCACGGAAACAGGCGCTCAAGGCAGTCGCCTGCGTCTGCTCGACGGGAGCGGTGCCTTTCTGGCCGATCCGGTCGTGGCCGGGGATGGAACGTGGTCTTACACCCTTCCGGCCAGCTATAGCGGGGATATCACGGTCGAATTGCGCGATCAGGCCAGCCGCATTCCGATTTCGGAGCGCACGGATGGCCTGCCCGGCCTGACCGATACGGACCCTCATGACGGGCGTTTTAGCTTCACCCCGGACAGCGGCGCAGATTATCTGGACCTTAATCTGGGTGTGCTGCCGGTGCCGCAACTCAGCCGAAGTCAGGCCGCCGCAATTGCCGCCGGGCAGGTCGTGACCCTGCCGCACCGCTATGTGGCCAGTTCTAGCAGCGAAGTGACCTTTTCCGTGACCACCCTGTCGGAAACGCCCGCCAACGGGTATTCGGTGGCGCTGTACCGCGATCCCGATTGCGATGGGGCCCCGGACACGCCGCTGACGGCTGCGGTGCCCGTCTCCGTGGGGGAGGTCATCTGCCTCGTCGCACGGGTCGCCGCGGGCGGTGGGGTCGGGCCGAGCGGTAGTTTCGCCTTCAGGCTGGAGGCTGACACAAGCTTTACGGACACCAGCGCGACCCACCAGCTGGTCAATGTCGACAGGCTTGGCGCGGCGACGGCCTCGGGTTTGATCCTGCGCAAGACGGTGCGCAACCTGACCCAAAACACGGCTGAGGACACCGCCAATAGTGGCAGCCCCGGCGATGTGCTGGCCTATCGCATCCATGTTGTGAACGCGACGACGGAGCCTGTCGACGATATCGAGATCTTTGATCGGACGCCGCCCTATACCGAACTGGATTCCGCACCAACCAGCCCGACCGCGCTGTCGGGTGGGGTCAGCTGCGCAGTGGTGGAGCCTGCGACACCGGCAGCGGGCTATAGCGGCCATCTGCGCTGGACCTGTTCGGGGGCGCTCGACCCCGGAGCCGAAGGTTCGGTCATATTCGAGGTGCGGATCGGCGACTGA
- a CDS encoding ion channel, with the protein MTALFVGLALVALLGVVHHFGVSSLRRVWPHPERSANLAILGSFMCLLALHFVEILLFAAVYRGLLEWPEFGAFTGDFDGSWTDLIYYSGINFTTLGFTGIETSGPIKLVSMMQSLGGFMVLTWSATIIYAICSQAWPEK; encoded by the coding sequence ATGACAGCATTGTTCGTGGGGCTCGCGCTGGTCGCGCTGCTGGGGGTCGTCCACCATTTCGGGGTGTCGTCGCTCCGCCGGGTCTGGCCGCATCCCGAACGCTCCGCGAATTTGGCGATCCTCGGCTCGTTCATGTGCCTGTTGGCGCTGCATTTCGTGGAGATCCTGCTGTTCGCAGCAGTCTATCGCGGCCTGCTGGAATGGCCTGAATTTGGCGCGTTTACAGGGGATTTCGACGGCTCTTGGACCGACTTGATCTATTATTCGGGGATCAATTTCACCACGCTCGGCTTCACCGGGATCGAAACATCGGGCCCGATCAAACTGGTGAGCATGATGCAGTCGCTCGGCGGCTTCATGGTCCTGACATGGTCCGCCACGATCATCTATGCGATCTGCAGTCAGGCGTGGCCGGAAAAATGA
- a CDS encoding biotin transporter BioY has protein sequence MERNLALIALFAALIAVLGLVPTITLMSGVPISAQSLGVMLCGTVLGAKRGLLAVLLLELVVALGVPALAGGRGGLGVFFGPTVGFLIGWPIAAFVAGLVTEKLRSAPLVAAASIGAFLGGVIALYIPGIIGMAVMLDKTLAEATALVLPFIPGDLIKVVLAGLITSGLARARPAAVLSRG, from the coding sequence ATGGAACGCAACCTTGCCCTCATCGCCCTGTTCGCCGCGTTGATCGCGGTGCTGGGATTGGTGCCCACGATCACCCTCATGTCGGGGGTGCCGATCTCTGCCCAGAGCCTTGGCGTGATGCTTTGCGGCACTGTTCTGGGCGCCAAGCGCGGGTTGCTCGCGGTGCTGCTGCTGGAACTTGTCGTCGCCTTGGGCGTGCCGGCACTGGCCGGGGGCCGGGGCGGGTTGGGCGTGTTCTTTGGGCCGACCGTGGGCTTCCTCATTGGCTGGCCGATTGCGGCCTTCGTCGCCGGGCTCGTCACCGAGAAGCTGCGCAGCGCGCCGCTGGTGGCCGCGGCTTCGATCGGGGCGTTTCTGGGGGGTGTCATCGCGCTCTATATTCCGGGCATCATCGGCATGGCCGTCATGCTCGACAAAACGCTGGCCGAGGCGACCGCGCTGGTGCTGCCCTTTATCCCGGGCGATCTGATCAAGGTCGTTTTGGCGGGTCTCATCACCTCCGGGCTTGCCCGCGCCCGCCCTGCGGCAGTGTTGTCGCGCGGCTGA
- a CDS encoding energy-coupling factor transporter transmembrane component T family protein produces the protein MLALTSPVRTPFHRVPAGAKLLGLAGFTFGVALIDAPALMLPPLALVAVLYAICGARFAVSGLRALKPLWIFVAVILVWHALTDDLARGAMLAARILATVALANLVTMTTRLEDLIAVVDTLLRPLERLGLRPGLIGFAIALVLRFTPVLLDKGRALAEAWRARSPRRAGWRVVIPLTLVTLDDAEHVAEALKARGGVPARSRND, from the coding sequence ATGCTTGCTCTGACCTCGCCCGTGCGCACGCCATTCCACCGTGTCCCGGCGGGGGCAAAGCTGCTGGGCCTTGCGGGGTTCACCTTTGGCGTTGCGCTGATCGACGCGCCCGCGCTGATGCTGCCGCCCTTGGCGCTGGTCGCTGTGCTCTACGCCATCTGTGGCGCGCGCTTTGCCGTATCGGGCCTTCGCGCGCTCAAGCCGCTATGGATCTTCGTGGCTGTGATCCTTGTCTGGCATGCGCTGACCGATGATCTGGCGCGGGGGGCCATGCTGGCCGCGCGTATCCTCGCCACCGTCGCCTTGGCCAACCTCGTCACCATGACCACCCGGTTGGAAGACCTGATCGCCGTCGTCGACACCCTGCTGCGCCCGTTGGAGCGGCTGGGATTGCGTCCGGGCCTCATCGGATTTGCCATCGCGCTGGTGCTGCGATTCACGCCTGTCCTGCTCGACAAAGGGCGGGCCTTGGCCGAAGCGTGGCGCGCCCGCAGCCCCCGTCGCGCGGGGTGGCGGGTCGTTATTCCGCTGACGCTGGTGACGCTCGACGATGCCGAACATGTGGCCGAGGCGCTGAAGGCCCGCGGCGGCGTGCCTGCCCGATCCCGTAACGACTGA
- a CDS encoding energy-coupling factor ABC transporter ATP-binding protein, with amino-acid sequence MTTVAPPTGAAQVPFRLDIAGLNLSLGGRQVLSDVALNVTERRVGIVGRNGSGKSTLARLMAGLIAPDAGRVQINGIDVLKDRRGALRAVGILFQNPDHQIIFPTVEEELSFGLRQLGQSKRAARDGARTMLARFDRLDWAERAVATLSQGQRHLVCLMAVLAMEPSVIVLDEPFSGLDIPTTRALHHHLAGITPALIHITHDPAAIAGYDRVIWIDEGSVRADGPPGSVLGTFTTEMTRIAEEGASCLL; translated from the coding sequence ATGACGACTGTTGCCCCTCCGACCGGTGCCGCACAGGTGCCGTTCCGGCTGGACATCGCGGGCCTGAACCTGAGCCTCGGCGGGCGGCAGGTGTTGTCCGATGTGGCATTGAACGTGACCGAACGACGGGTCGGGATCGTCGGGCGCAACGGGTCGGGCAAATCCACCCTCGCCCGCCTGATGGCCGGGCTCATCGCGCCGGATGCGGGCCGCGTCCAGATCAACGGTATCGACGTTCTGAAAGACCGACGCGGCGCGCTGCGGGCGGTGGGCATCCTGTTTCAGAACCCCGATCACCAGATCATCTTCCCCACTGTCGAGGAAGAGCTGAGTTTTGGCCTGCGGCAGTTGGGGCAGTCGAAACGCGCCGCGCGGGACGGCGCTCGCACCATGCTTGCCCGGTTTGACAGATTGGACTGGGCCGAACGCGCTGTCGCAACCTTGTCCCAAGGCCAGCGGCACCTTGTTTGCCTGATGGCCGTTCTGGCGATGGAGCCTTCGGTGATCGTGCTGGACGAACCCTTCAGCGGACTCGACATCCCCACGACGCGCGCCCTGCATCACCATCTGGCCGGGATCACCCCGGCGCTCATCCATATCACCCACGATCCCGCCGCCATCGCAGGCTACGACCGGGTGATCTGGATCGACGAGGGAAGCGTCCGCGCGGATGGACCGCCCGGGAGCGTGCTGGGCACGTTCACCACCGAAATGACCCGCATCGCTGAGGAGGGCGCGTCATGCTTGCTCTGA
- the nrdF gene encoding class 1b ribonucleoside-diphosphate reductase subunit beta, translating into MKDMTHSRPLPRAINWNRLQDDKDLEIWNRLTVNFWLPEKMPLSNDIPSWAQLTEAEQRLTIRVFTGLTLLDTIQNSVGAPALMADAVTPHEEAVLSNIAFMEAVHARSYSSIFSTLCSTAEVDEAFRWSEENAQLQAKSKLILNEYDATANPLRKKIASVFLESFLFYSGFYLPMHWSSRARLTNTADLIRLIIRDEAVHGYYIGYKFQRGMERLSEAERAELKDFAFSLMFELYEIETRYTETLYDGLGLTEDVKHFLHYNANKALMNLGFEALFPDDVCEVNPAIMAALSPNADENHDFFSGSGSSYVIGKAVATEDDDWDF; encoded by the coding sequence ATGAAAGACATGACCCATTCCCGCCCCCTGCCCCGCGCGATCAACTGGAACCGCTTGCAGGACGATAAGGATCTGGAGATCTGGAACCGGCTGACGGTCAATTTCTGGCTGCCGGAAAAGATGCCCCTGTCGAACGACATTCCCAGCTGGGCACAGCTGACGGAGGCCGAACAGCGGCTGACGATCCGGGTGTTCACAGGTCTGACGCTGCTCGACACCATTCAAAACAGTGTCGGGGCCCCTGCTCTGATGGCCGATGCCGTGACCCCGCACGAAGAGGCCGTGCTGTCCAACATCGCCTTTATGGAGGCGGTGCACGCGCGGTCCTATTCGTCGATCTTCTCGACGCTGTGCTCCACCGCCGAGGTGGACGAGGCGTTCCGCTGGTCCGAAGAAAACGCGCAGCTTCAGGCCAAGTCGAAGCTGATCCTCAACGAATACGACGCTACCGCGAATCCGCTGCGCAAGAAGATCGCCAGCGTGTTTTTGGAAAGCTTCCTGTTCTATTCGGGGTTCTACCTGCCGATGCATTGGTCCAGCCGCGCCCGGCTGACCAACACTGCCGACCTGATCCGCCTCATCATTCGCGACGAGGCCGTGCACGGCTATTACATCGGCTACAAGTTCCAGCGCGGCATGGAACGGCTGTCAGAGGCCGAGCGCGCAGAGCTAAAGGATTTCGCCTTCTCGCTGATGTTCGAGCTTTACGAGATCGAAACCCGTTACACCGAAACGCTCTACGACGGGCTGGGCCTGACCGAGGACGTGAAGCACTTCCTGCATTACAACGCCAACAAGGCGCTGATGAACTTGGGCTTCGAGGCGCTGTTCCCCGATGACGTCTGCGAAGTGAACCCGGCGATCATGGCCGCCTTGTCGCCGAACGCGGATGAAAACCACGACTTCTTCTCGGGCTCCGGCTCCTCCTATGTGATCGGCAAAGCCGTCGCGACGGAAGACGACGACTGGGATTTCTGA